TAGAACCAATTTTATGACGCGTAGCAAGCTCTCAGATTCCGATAAGCAAACCATTACTCAACTCTTTCGCGAGTCTGAAGAGACCATTGCCCAACTGGCAACTCGCTTTGAGGTCAGTAGTTCAACGATTCGGCGCATTATTAAAAATCAGCTGCCTGATCAAGAATACGATGCGCTAATTGCTACGAAGCAAGAGAAGCGAGGCCCTAAATCTTCTCGAAAGCAGTCTCCTGTCCTTGCTGCAAAGGCAGAGGTAGCTGAAGAGCCTAAGCCTGTGAAGGTCATCGACGCACCGGTACGGCCAGCGCCTATTAAAAAGCGTAAGCAAACAGAAGAATCAGCTGTTGTAGCAGAGGTAGAAACACCGTCGAAGTTGGCCGTTGCACAGCTCGATGGCCAGGAAGATCTTGCCGAAATCATTGCTGATATTGAGCATGATCTGCATGATCTACCTGCAGTTGATGCAGAGGAAGATACCGATATAGATGATTTTGATACAGATGATGCTGATCTAGAAGATGGCTCAGATGCAGATGATGGGTTGGGGATCAACCTAGAAGCCGTTGAACTTATTCAAGTGTTGCCCTTTTCAGAAGCAAAGTTTCCCAAAACCTGTTACTTAGTGGTGGATCGGTCGTCGGAACTGATTACGCGTCCGCTACAAGCGTTTGGAGAATTAGGCACGATTCCAGAACAAGAAGTGGACGCAAAAACCTTACCCATTTTTGACAATCATCGGATTGCGCGTCGTTTTTCCCATCGCACCCAAAGAATTGTGAAAGTTCCCAACAGTAATGTCTTGAAAAAGACATGCCCTCAATTACTAGCGAAAGGAATCACACGCTTGCTAATCAATGGCCATGTTTATTCTCTATGACGCTTTTTTTAAGGCCTAGGGCAATCTAAGTTATGAGCTATGATGCCTAGACAGGTAGCGTGATATACACCTACATAAACTCTGAGAGTCAGAATATAAGTACTACAGTTAGTTGCTAATTCTTTATAAGCAAGAAATTTGATATGAAAGCGATGATTTTGGCGGCGGGTAAAGGCACCCGCGTTCGCCCAATAACATTCACTATCCCTAAGCCCATGATTCCTATCATGCAGAAGCCTGTGATGGAGTTCTTAGTGGAGCTCCTTCGTCAGCATGGCTTTGACGAAATTATGGTGAATGTCAGTCATTTAGCAGACGAGATCGAGAACTACTTCCGAGATGGGCAGCGTTTTGGTGTAGATATTGCTTACTCTTTTGAAGGTCGGATTGAAGATGGCAACCTGATTGGAGATGCAGTAGGCTCTGCAGGTGGCATGCGCCGCATTCAAGATTTTTCACCTTTCTTTGACGATACGTTTATTGTCTTATGTGGGGATGCTCTGATTGACCTGGACCTGACGGCAGCAGTGGAATGGCATCGGCAAAAAGGCTCGATTGCCACTATTGTCATGAAAACAGTCGATCCGAACGATGTCTCTAGCTATGGTGTTGTTGTTACGGATGAAGAAGGACGAGTAAAGTCTTTCCAAGAAAAACCCAGTGTCGATGAAGCACTTAGCAACACTATTAATACTGGCATCTATATTTTTGAACCTGAAGTTCTCGATCTGATTCCCTCGGGTCAAGAGTTTGATATTGGTGGTGACCTCTTTCCCAAACTGGTGTCGATGAACATGCCTTTTTATGGCATTGCCATGGATTTCCAATGGGTAGACATTGGTAAAGTCCCTGATTATTGGCATGCCATTCGTAGTGTATTGATGGGCGATGTCAAAAATGTGGCGATTCCAGGTCATGAAGTGAAACCCGGTGTCTATACTGGGCTGAACGTTGATATCGACTGGGATAAGGTTGATGTTCAAGGTCCCGTTTATATCGGTGGTATGACACGCATTGATGAAGGGGTTAAGATTATTGGCCCCACTATGATTGGTCCCAACTGTCATATTTGTACTGGCGCAACCGTAGATAACAGCGTTATTTTTGAATATTCACGCTTAGGGTCTGAAGTGCGCCTTGTCGATAAGCTGGTTTTTGGACGCTATTGTGTGGATAAAACCGGTGCTTCGTTGGATGTCCGAGCTGCATCTTTGGATTGGCTCATTACGGATGCCCGTCAAGATGCTCAGGCTCCGTCACCGATGGTGAGCTAGGTTCGTCGAATTTTTAGCGAAGACGATTATGGCATTGCTCCTAAGTTTTGGGTATTGCTTAACTATGACGTGGCTGTGGGGGAATCGTCCTAAAAAAATCAACCCCATTTTTGATGCCGAGTTTTTGAGTTTCGTCCCACAACCGCTCAGTGCAGCGATAGTGAGTGAGATGAGGGATGGCTGGATATCAATTACGTAATCGCCGAACGCTGATCGCAGACTATTGCCGAGCCAGTGATGGGGATGCTACTTACTGTCCCCACATGGTACCTACCAATACGCGAATCAGGACGCCCTAAAATAGGCCAATTCCAAAAAAACATAACTTTGTCGGGCTTGATAATTAGCATTAGGCTGGCTGTGATAAGAGTGAATGAATCGGTAAGTCGAGATTAAAATAAAGACGAACTGCAATAATCAGCGCTAAACACCCTAGTAACAGGAATGTTGCTAGTAAATCTTGCATCAAGCCATTCAGGCCTTCTCTCAGCAGACCGTAATTGACAGCCAGATAATAAAACAGATCATTGAGGGCGACTCCCATAATTGCTCCTGCATTGCCAAAATATTGGAAGCCCATCCAAATACCAATGATGGTGCAGGCAAGGCGCAAGATGTTGCCGCAGGTGGTGTATTGAAATTTGCCCATGGCGAATAAATAGGGTTCATTCGTTTGGGAGAGTAAGCGAGGCCAAATGCCTAAAGCCAATATGGGGAGCATCCAGGAGGCATCGAGGTAGCGGGGGTCATACAGAGTTGTGATCAGCAAATCACCAAACCCTGCTAAAACGACCACTAAGAGCAGAGAGGCC
The Acaryochloris marina S15 genome window above contains:
- a CDS encoding sugar phosphate nucleotidyltransferase encodes the protein MKAMILAAGKGTRVRPITFTIPKPMIPIMQKPVMEFLVELLRQHGFDEIMVNVSHLADEIENYFRDGQRFGVDIAYSFEGRIEDGNLIGDAVGSAGGMRRIQDFSPFFDDTFIVLCGDALIDLDLTAAVEWHRQKGSIATIVMKTVDPNDVSSYGVVVTDEEGRVKSFQEKPSVDEALSNTINTGIYIFEPEVLDLIPSGQEFDIGGDLFPKLVSMNMPFYGIAMDFQWVDIGKVPDYWHAIRSVLMGDVKNVAIPGHEVKPGVYTGLNVDIDWDKVDVQGPVYIGGMTRIDEGVKIIGPTMIGPNCHICTGATVDNSVIFEYSRLGSEVRLVDKLVFGRYCVDKTGASLDVRAASLDWLITDARQDAQAPSPMVS